In Deltaproteobacteria bacterium, a single genomic region encodes these proteins:
- a CDS encoding glutamate-5-semialdehyde dehydrogenase — MTDDARTATIAAAARAARRAGHTLGRVSGPERRAVLLAMADALERPSLRATILRANAADLEDARAAVERGELGAAAFARLGLDDAKLAGLVEGLRQLAAQPDPLGRVTIDRDLDDDLNLRRIACPLGVLAVVFEARPDAVPQIVGLAIRSGNAVVLKGGREAARSNAALTQVLCDALAGEGFDRAAITLLEDRADVDALLTLHRDVDLVVARGSSAFVRHVQEHSRIPVLAHAEGVCHLVLDDSAEPAMAARVALDAKCSYPAACNAIEALLWLPGATAALDAAVAALSAAGVVLRGCERTRARHGAIGPLRDDDYGHEFGALELVVRGVDDLAGALAHIEQYGSRHTECIVASDDAVAAEFLAQVDAACVFHNASSRFADGYRFGLGAEVGVSTSKLGARGPVGAEGLVTYRWILRGSGQVAGDYGPGKRRFRHRNRT; from the coding sequence ATGACGGACGACGCACGCACCGCCACGATCGCGGCCGCAGCCCGCGCTGCGCGGCGCGCCGGACACACGCTGGGCCGCGTCAGCGGTCCCGAACGCCGCGCGGTGCTGCTCGCGATGGCCGACGCGCTGGAACGCCCGAGCCTGCGCGCGACGATCCTACGCGCCAACGCGGCCGACCTCGAGGACGCCCGCGCCGCGGTCGAGCGCGGGGAGCTGGGCGCCGCGGCGTTCGCCCGCCTCGGGCTCGACGATGCCAAGCTCGCCGGGCTGGTCGAGGGGCTGCGGCAGCTCGCGGCGCAGCCCGATCCGCTGGGCCGCGTGACGATCGATCGCGACCTCGACGACGACCTCAACCTGCGCCGCATCGCATGCCCGCTGGGGGTGCTCGCGGTGGTGTTCGAAGCCCGCCCCGACGCGGTGCCGCAGATCGTCGGCCTGGCGATCCGCAGCGGCAACGCGGTCGTGCTCAAGGGTGGCCGCGAGGCCGCGCGCAGCAACGCCGCGCTGACCCAAGTGCTGTGCGACGCGCTCGCAGGCGAGGGCTTCGATCGCGCCGCGATCACCCTGCTCGAGGACCGCGCCGACGTCGACGCATTGCTGACGCTGCACCGCGACGTCGACCTCGTCGTCGCCCGCGGGTCGTCGGCGTTCGTACGCCACGTGCAGGAGCACAGTCGCATCCCGGTGCTCGCGCACGCCGAAGGCGTGTGCCACCTGGTGCTCGACGACAGCGCCGAGCCGGCGATGGCCGCCCGCGTCGCGCTCGACGCCAAGTGCAGCTACCCCGCGGCGTGCAACGCCATCGAGGCGCTGCTGTGGCTGCCGGGCGCGACCGCAGCGCTCGACGCGGCCGTGGCAGCGCTGTCCGCCGCCGGCGTGGTGCTGCGCGGCTGCGAGCGCACCCGGGCCCGCCACGGCGCGATCGGCCCGCTGCGCGACGACGACTACGGCCACGAGTTCGGCGCGCTCGAGCTGGTCGTGCGCGGCGTCGACGACCTCGCCGGCGCCCTGGCCCACATCGAGCAGTACGGCTCGCGCCACACCGAGTGCATCGTCGCCAGCGACGATGCCGTGGCGGCCGAGTTCCTGGCGCAGGTCGACGCGGCCTGCGTCTTCCACAACGCGAGCTCGCGCTTCGCCGACGGCTACCGCTTCGGGCTCGGTGCCGAGGTCGGCGTCAGCACCAGCAAGCTGGGTGCGCGCGGGCCCGTCGGCGCCGAGGGCCTGGTCACCTACCGCTGGATCCTCCGCGGCAGTGGCCAGGTCGCCGGCGACTACGGCCCGGGCAAGCGTCGCTTCCGCCATCGCAACCGCACGTGA
- a CDS encoding ribosome-associated translation inhibitor RaiA — MKLPIEITFRNVAHTEGVEERIKAKAAKLDKFFDNITSCRVVVEAPHKHHHKGNTYHVRIELTVPGGEIVVNRDPQEADHEDMSIALRDAFNAAQRQLQAYAEKHNPSTSHSNMRITEVLGS, encoded by the coding sequence ATGAAGCTGCCAATCGAGATCACGTTCCGCAACGTCGCCCACACCGAGGGGGTCGAAGAGCGCATCAAGGCCAAGGCCGCGAAGCTCGACAAGTTCTTCGACAACATCACGAGCTGCCGCGTGGTCGTGGAGGCGCCGCACAAGCACCACCACAAGGGCAACACGTACCACGTGCGGATCGAGCTCACGGTCCCGGGCGGTGAGATCGTCGTCAACCGTGATCCCCAGGAGGCGGACCACGAAGACATGTCGATCGCGCTGCGCGACGCGTTCAACGCTGCCCAGCGTCAGCTGCAGGCATACGCCGAGAAGCACAACCCCTCGACGTCGCACTCCAACATGCGCATCACCGAGGTGCTCGGCTCCTAG
- a CDS encoding HAD-IA family hydrolase, translated as MADGAPVLLLDVMGTLVHDPFFVEVPAFFGCDLQALVVRKHPSAWEQFERGEIDEPELASMFFADGRTLDVAGLKAAMQAAYRFLPGIEALLQELVAAQVPMHVLSNYPHWYRLIEERLALSRYVPWTFVSCETGVRKPEPAAYAGAAATLGVDVGACVFVDDRRVNCEAARQLGMRAVHFRDAATLRHALTEHGVRLPT; from the coding sequence ATGGCCGATGGCGCGCCGGTGCTCCTGCTCGACGTGATGGGCACGTTGGTGCACGACCCGTTCTTCGTCGAGGTGCCGGCGTTCTTCGGCTGCGATCTCCAGGCGCTGGTGGTGCGCAAGCACCCGAGCGCGTGGGAGCAGTTCGAGCGCGGCGAGATCGACGAGCCCGAGCTGGCGTCGATGTTCTTCGCCGACGGCCGCACGCTCGACGTCGCGGGCCTGAAGGCAGCCATGCAGGCGGCGTATCGCTTCCTCCCTGGGATCGAGGCGCTGCTGCAGGAGCTGGTGGCGGCGCAGGTGCCGATGCACGTGCTCTCGAACTACCCGCACTGGTATCGCCTCATCGAGGAGCGCCTGGCGCTGTCGCGCTACGTGCCCTGGACGTTCGTTTCGTGCGAGACGGGCGTGCGCAAGCCGGAGCCTGCGGCGTATGCAGGCGCGGCCGCGACACTCGGCGTCGACGTCGGCGCCTGCGTGTTCGTCGACGATCGCCGGGTCAATTGCGAGGCTGCCCGGCAGCTGGGCATGCGTGCCGTGCACTTCCGGGACGCTGCGACGCTGCGTCACGCGCTCACCGAGCACGGTGTGCGGCTACCCACCTGA